In Catalinimonas alkaloidigena, one genomic interval encodes:
- the kdsA gene encoding 3-deoxy-8-phosphooctulonate synthase produces MLHLSNLKHTDSGNFFLMAGPCVVESRDLVFEVAERLKTITDRLAIPWILKASYRKANRTRLDSFTGIGDETALEILREAGQYFEVPVVTDIHEASEAALAAPYVDVLQIPAFLCRQTELLLAAGATGKVVNVKKGQFVSGASMRFAVDKIRQTSEATVILTERGNSFGYSDLVVDFRNIVDMKEIGVPVVMDCTHSLQRPNQTSGVTGGQPDLIGTIAKAAIAVGADGLFIETHPRPGEALSDGANMLHLDRLEGLLLQLIRIRGAISHEVAH; encoded by the coding sequence ATGCTACACCTCTCTAACCTGAAACATACCGATTCGGGCAATTTTTTCCTGATGGCGGGCCCCTGTGTGGTCGAAAGTCGTGACCTGGTGTTTGAAGTGGCCGAACGGCTCAAAACCATCACCGACCGGCTGGCAATTCCGTGGATTCTGAAGGCGTCGTACCGCAAGGCCAACCGGACGCGCCTCGACTCGTTTACAGGCATTGGCGACGAGACGGCACTGGAAATTCTGCGCGAGGCGGGGCAGTATTTTGAGGTGCCGGTGGTGACCGACATCCACGAAGCGAGCGAAGCTGCCCTGGCCGCTCCCTATGTCGACGTGTTGCAAATTCCGGCGTTTTTGTGTCGGCAGACCGAACTTCTGCTGGCAGCCGGGGCCACGGGCAAAGTCGTCAACGTCAAAAAAGGGCAGTTTGTCTCGGGAGCGTCCATGCGCTTCGCCGTCGACAAAATCCGGCAGACGAGCGAGGCTACGGTGATCCTGACGGAGCGTGGCAATTCGTTTGGCTACTCTGATCTGGTCGTCGACTTCCGCAACATCGTCGACATGAAAGAGATCGGCGTGCCGGTTGTAATGGATTGCACCCACTCGCTGCAACGTCCGAACCAGACGTCCGGTGTCACGGGCGGGCAACCCGACCTGATCGGAACCATTGCCAAAGCCGCGATTGCCGTTGGGGCCGATGGGCTGTTCATCGAAACACATCCCCGCCCCGGCGAAGCGCTTTCGGACGGGGCAAACATGCTCCACCTCGACCGCCTCGAAGGCCTGTTGCTGCAGCTGATCCGCATCCGGGGAGCCATTTCCCACGAGGTCGCACACTAA
- a CDS encoding NlpC/P60 family protein has protein sequence MSITGICQHSLAAVKAEPSHQSELVTQLLFGECYEVISADLGGDWLRVRTAFEGYEGWVHTQQHAPYPAREYKFLTTHTPTFVADPVACLRSGDRCFPVVAGSILPFYDAGKAKVGDQTFYYAGQVQRAEAPGTWDVLSQTALSYLKAPYLWGGRSHFGIDCSGFTQQIFRRCGYTLPRDAWQQTACGTLVETCALAQPGDLAFFHNDAGRVTHVGVVWTEGMILHAHGEVRFDRLEETGLYHLERRRVTHKLNSVKRILRV, from the coding sequence ATGTCCATTACCGGAATTTGTCAGCATAGCTTGGCGGCTGTCAAAGCAGAGCCTTCACACCAAAGTGAGCTGGTCACCCAGCTCTTGTTCGGGGAGTGTTACGAAGTAATTTCGGCCGATCTGGGAGGCGACTGGCTGCGTGTGCGCACCGCCTTCGAGGGGTACGAAGGGTGGGTCCATACACAGCAACATGCACCGTATCCGGCCCGTGAATACAAGTTTCTGACCACCCATACGCCTACGTTTGTAGCCGATCCTGTGGCTTGCCTGCGTTCGGGCGATCGTTGCTTTCCCGTGGTGGCCGGAAGCATCCTGCCGTTCTACGATGCGGGCAAAGCCAAAGTGGGCGACCAAACGTTTTATTATGCGGGGCAGGTGCAACGGGCCGAAGCGCCGGGGACGTGGGACGTGCTTTCGCAAACGGCCCTCTCTTATCTGAAAGCGCCTTACCTCTGGGGTGGACGCTCCCACTTCGGCATCGACTGCTCAGGTTTCACACAACAGATTTTTCGGCGGTGTGGCTATACCCTGCCACGCGACGCCTGGCAACAGACTGCCTGCGGGACGCTCGTCGAGACGTGCGCCCTGGCCCAGCCCGGCGATCTGGCCTTTTTTCACAACGACGCCGGCCGCGTTACGCACGTAGGGGTGGTCTGGACCGAAGGGATGATACTGCACGCCCACGGCGAAGTTCGTTTCGATCGGCTGGAAGAGACGGGGCTCTACCACCTGGAACGCCGCCGCGTTACGCACAAGTTAAATTCGGTAAAAAGAATCTTGCGCGTTTGA
- a CDS encoding AraC family transcriptional regulator, which translates to MSSLKTLTDLRHPALDTLVENRRCFATSQAELNIYDTQQYAEWVSLRFDAPVLTSMVTGKKVMHLEGEPAFEFFPGQSLVMPAGGPMYIDFPEATAENPTRCLALALSGDLIRETLVLLNEFYPRAETGETWEMDHPNFHFSNDEGLYQTLLRLVSLFREEHPARELFTRQMLRELIVRLLQTQAREMLVERAAQKATSHRLAWAVEYVRSHLHETLSVEQISEQACMSAPHFYRSFKNELGLTPMEFVTQERLRKAKQLLCDPDRSVSEIGMEVGYSNVSYFSRVFKQQEGVSPTEFRSKK; encoded by the coding sequence ATGAGCAGCCTTAAAACCCTTACCGATCTGCGGCATCCTGCCCTCGATACGCTCGTGGAAAATCGCCGTTGTTTCGCCACCAGCCAGGCCGAGCTTAACATCTACGATACGCAGCAGTATGCCGAGTGGGTCTCGCTTCGGTTCGATGCTCCGGTGCTGACCAGCATGGTCACGGGCAAAAAAGTGATGCATCTGGAGGGCGAACCCGCCTTTGAATTTTTTCCGGGGCAGTCGCTCGTGATGCCGGCGGGCGGTCCCATGTACATCGACTTTCCGGAGGCCACGGCCGAAAATCCGACGCGTTGCCTGGCCTTGGCGCTGTCGGGCGATCTGATCCGCGAGACGCTGGTGCTGCTCAACGAATTTTACCCCCGCGCCGAGACGGGCGAGACCTGGGAGATGGATCACCCCAATTTCCACTTTTCGAACGACGAAGGCTTGTACCAGACGCTGCTGCGGTTGGTGTCGCTGTTTCGGGAAGAGCACCCCGCCCGCGAGCTGTTTACACGGCAGATGCTGCGCGAGCTGATCGTGCGTCTGCTCCAGACGCAGGCACGGGAAATGCTGGTAGAACGGGCTGCGCAAAAAGCCACCTCGCACCGGCTGGCCTGGGCGGTCGAGTACGTCCGGAGCCACCTGCACGAAACCCTGTCGGTAGAGCAGATCAGCGAACAGGCCTGCATGAGCGCCCCGCACTTCTACCGCAGCTTCAAAAACGAACTGGGCCTGACGCCCATGGAATTTGTCACGCAGGAGCGACTTCGCAAAGCCAAGCAGCTGCTCTGCGACCCCGACCGTTCCGTCAGCGAAATCGGGATGGAAGTGGGTTATAGCAACGTGAGCTACTTCAGCCGGGTCTTTAAACAACAAGAAGGCGTCTCACCCACCGAATTTCGGAGTAAGAAGTAG
- a CDS encoding SDR family oxidoreductase has protein sequence MKKVLITGANGLLGQKLVRLLSETGNYHTIATSRGESRLSEALPRVTYQALDITDRTAVLALFDEQQPDYVVNTAAMTNVDQCESDREGCIALNVDAVAYLIEGCQKHNAFLLHLSTDFIFDGEAGPYDETATPNPLSFYGQSKWDAEKLVEASGLRWAIGRTVLVYGLVPQMSRSNIVLWVKKSLEDGKDIHVVDDQWRTPTLAEDLAQGCELILRHDATGIFHLSGDELMTPYELALRTARAFGLNEALIHQTDGSRFTQPAKRPPRTGFILDKAKSQLAYRPHSFEAGLHLLEQQLTGKAVI, from the coding sequence ATGAAAAAAGTACTGATCACCGGAGCCAACGGTCTGCTGGGCCAAAAACTGGTGCGGTTGCTTTCTGAAACCGGTAATTACCACACCATCGCTACGTCGCGCGGCGAAAGCCGCCTTTCGGAAGCCTTGCCCCGCGTGACGTATCAGGCGCTCGACATCACCGACCGGACGGCCGTGCTGGCCCTGTTCGACGAGCAACAGCCCGATTATGTGGTCAATACCGCCGCCATGACCAACGTCGATCAGTGTGAAAGTGACCGGGAAGGGTGCATCGCGCTCAACGTGGACGCGGTTGCGTACCTGATTGAAGGCTGCCAGAAGCACAACGCGTTTCTGCTGCACCTGTCGACCGATTTTATCTTTGATGGCGAAGCGGGTCCGTACGACGAAACCGCCACGCCTAATCCGCTCAGTTTCTACGGCCAAAGCAAGTGGGATGCGGAGAAGTTGGTAGAAGCCAGCGGGTTGCGCTGGGCCATTGGCCGAACCGTGCTGGTGTATGGCTTAGTGCCGCAGATGAGCCGGTCCAACATTGTGCTGTGGGTGAAGAAAAGCCTGGAAGACGGCAAAGACATTCACGTGGTGGACGACCAATGGCGCACGCCGACGCTGGCCGAAGACTTGGCTCAGGGCTGTGAACTGATTCTGCGCCACGACGCAACCGGCATTTTTCACCTGTCGGGCGACGAACTGATGACGCCCTACGAGCTGGCACTCCGCACGGCACGGGCGTTCGGTCTCAACGAAGCGCTCATTCACCAGACCGACGGTTCCCGTTTTACACAACCTGCCAAACGGCCGCCCCGCACCGGATTCATTCTGGACAAAGCCAAGTCGCAGCTTGCGTATCGCCCGCATTCGTTTGAAGCGGGACTGCACCTGCTCGAACAGCAACTCACCGGGAAAGCGGTGATCTGA
- the pafA gene encoding alkaline phosphatase PafA produces the protein MNFFSKAPRPLLLLFFLLVTAVASAQPAQPPRLVVGVVVDQMRADYLRRFAPLFGEDGFKRLMRDGYEFRNTHYNHIPTYTGPGHASVYAGAPPAQHGIVANDWYQREIGRTLNCVEDTTVTAVGGDPSEGQVSPANLLATTITDELRLATNYRGKVVGVSLKNRGAVLPAGHAPNGAYWYDGTTGNFITSTYYTPKLPAWVDAFNQRKLADQYMNQTWGLLAAQEHYLAGNDDDAPYEMLYKGAKKSVMPYNLKKLRKDNGNLAGLYVTPFGNTIVAEMAKAAVAGEQLGQDDVPDFLAVSFSSTDYVGHYYGPQSLELEDTYARLDRDLADLLHYLDETVGEDHYTLFLTADHAAIDNPRYLQERHFPSGFVDYDAMTDSLQNFLRARFDAAEALLSISNDQIYLDRAFWNQQETSLAEVQAALVDYLSGWEGVRAVFTGPQMLYQEYTEGQPAMLQNGYFYKRSGDLLVLLQPGWLGKLNIATTHGSGYTYDTHVPLLWYGAGVPSGATVRHCTIYDIAPTLSLRLGTKPPSAAIGLPLEELFRK, from the coding sequence ATGAACTTTTTCAGCAAGGCCCCCCGCCCCCTTCTTCTGCTGTTTTTTCTTCTGGTAACCGCTGTGGCCTCGGCTCAACCCGCACAACCGCCTCGGCTCGTGGTAGGCGTCGTAGTCGATCAGATGCGCGCCGATTACCTCCGCCGGTTTGCCCCCCTGTTTGGAGAAGACGGATTCAAGCGGCTGATGCGCGACGGCTACGAATTTCGCAATACGCACTACAACCACATTCCGACCTACACCGGCCCGGGCCACGCGTCCGTCTATGCCGGCGCACCGCCCGCCCAGCACGGCATCGTCGCCAACGACTGGTACCAGCGCGAAATCGGGCGTACGCTCAACTGCGTAGAAGACACCACGGTGACGGCCGTGGGAGGAGATCCGAGCGAAGGTCAGGTCTCACCGGCCAATCTGCTGGCCACCACCATCACCGACGAGCTGCGCCTCGCCACTAATTACCGGGGAAAAGTCGTGGGCGTTTCCCTGAAAAACCGGGGTGCGGTGCTGCCGGCCGGTCACGCTCCCAACGGTGCGTACTGGTACGACGGCACGACCGGCAACTTCATCACCAGCACGTACTACACCCCAAAATTACCCGCCTGGGTCGACGCCTTCAACCAACGGAAACTGGCCGACCAGTACATGAACCAAACGTGGGGCTTGCTGGCCGCCCAGGAACACTACCTGGCCGGCAACGACGACGACGCCCCGTACGAGATGCTGTACAAAGGCGCAAAAAAGTCCGTGATGCCCTATAACCTCAAAAAGCTCCGCAAAGACAACGGCAACCTGGCGGGCCTGTACGTCACTCCGTTCGGCAACACGATTGTGGCAGAAATGGCGAAAGCCGCCGTAGCCGGAGAACAGTTGGGGCAAGACGACGTGCCCGATTTCCTGGCGGTGAGCTTCTCGTCGACCGACTACGTGGGGCATTACTACGGACCGCAGTCGCTGGAACTGGAAGATACCTACGCGCGCCTCGACCGCGACCTGGCCGACTTACTGCACTACCTGGACGAAACCGTAGGCGAAGATCACTACACGTTGTTCCTGACCGCCGACCATGCCGCCATCGACAATCCGCGCTACTTGCAGGAGCGCCACTTCCCCAGTGGCTTTGTCGACTACGACGCCATGACCGACAGCCTCCAGAACTTCCTCCGTGCCCGTTTCGACGCGGCCGAAGCCTTACTTTCGATCAGCAACGACCAGATTTACCTGGACCGTGCTTTCTGGAACCAACAGGAAACGTCGCTGGCCGAAGTGCAAGCCGCTCTGGTCGACTACCTCTCCGGTTGGGAGGGCGTTCGTGCCGTTTTCACCGGGCCGCAAATGTTGTATCAGGAATATACCGAAGGCCAGCCCGCCATGCTACAGAACGGCTACTTCTACAAGCGCTCGGGCGATCTGCTGGTGCTGCTCCAACCCGGCTGGCTCGGCAAGCTCAACATTGCAACGACCCACGGCTCCGGCTACACCTACGATACCCACGTGCCGCTGCTCTGGTACGGGGCCGGTGTACCGTCGGGCGCCACCGTGCGGCATTGCACCATCTACGACATTGCCCCGACACTTTCGCTACGCCTGGGCACCAAGCCGCCGTCGGCCGCCATCGGCCTACCGCTGGAAGAGTTGTTTAGAAAGTAA
- the hemC gene encoding hydroxymethylbilane synthase, translating to MQTIRIGTRGSQLALWQAHHVADLLRDAGLAPEIVTIETKGDKILDVSLAKIGSKGVFTQELEDGLRDGSIDIAVHSAKDMPSQLPDDLELIAFTERELAGDVLVSALPDVRLDDPSRRLVVGTSSTRRRAILRRFYPHVTLVDMRGNLQTRMRKMAEGQCEALLLAYAGVHRMGYDDHIAEMLPLDPFTPAVGQGSVTIEAATTLDATVREQIRQAVNHPATETCLRAERAFLRRLQGGCSIPVFGMARWDENQIVLSGGIVSLEGDEFLREEAQEAPQAAEALGIRVAERLLARGADRILRQIRHSLS from the coding sequence ATGCAAACCATTCGTATCGGCACCCGTGGCAGCCAACTGGCCCTCTGGCAGGCGCATCACGTCGCCGACCTCCTGCGCGACGCGGGACTCGCGCCCGAGATTGTGACCATCGAAACCAAGGGTGATAAAATTCTGGACGTGTCGCTCGCTAAAATCGGCAGCAAAGGCGTGTTTACGCAAGAACTGGAAGACGGACTGCGCGACGGTTCCATCGACATTGCCGTCCACAGCGCCAAAGACATGCCCTCGCAACTTCCCGACGATCTGGAACTGATCGCGTTTACGGAACGCGAGCTGGCTGGCGACGTGCTGGTCAGCGCCCTGCCCGACGTGCGGCTGGACGACCCAAGCCGTCGGCTGGTGGTGGGCACCTCGTCTACGCGCCGCCGCGCCATTCTGCGTCGCTTTTACCCTCACGTAACGCTCGTCGACATGCGGGGGAATTTACAAACGCGCATGCGCAAAATGGCTGAAGGCCAATGCGAGGCCCTGTTGCTGGCCTATGCTGGCGTCCACCGCATGGGTTACGACGACCACATCGCCGAGATGCTGCCCCTCGACCCGTTTACGCCCGCCGTGGGGCAAGGCAGCGTAACAATCGAAGCGGCCACCACGCTGGACGCTACCGTGCGGGAACAAATCCGGCAGGCCGTTAACCATCCGGCTACCGAAACGTGCCTGCGCGCCGAGCGTGCCTTTCTGCGGCGATTGCAGGGCGGTTGCAGCATTCCCGTATTCGGGATGGCGCGGTGGGACGAAAACCAGATTGTGCTTTCTGGCGGCATCGTCAGCCTGGAGGGCGACGAGTTTTTGCGGGAAGAGGCACAGGAGGCGCCACAAGCCGCCGAAGCCCTGGGCATTCGCGTGGCAGAACGGCTTTTGGCGCGCGGAGCGGACCGGATCTTACGCCAGATTCGCCATTCGCTTTCCTGA
- a CDS encoding ComEA family DNA-binding protein — translation MLRSLLRSIRQWGGFTQRQARGTLALLLIMVVCVGIMAWSNHFWSVPDEVISEADRHQLDSLVAVLNRPKEATAPTTRQRSVRRPLALFPFNPNTLSADSLQLLGFPGWLARRTINYRSKGGQFRIKSDLKRLYDFPDTLYTRLYAYIDLPERRDQPTASTETKYEARPTRDFERSTQPLSEPLTAFDLNTADTTQLQKVRGIGHVLSNRIVRFRTVMGGFVSLDQMNEVWGLSDEARAELLRYARIAPDFRPRPLLINRAPADSLARHPYIHKGLARVIVSYREQHGPYRHVEDLRNIRILKEEEYLKLVPYVSVEE, via the coding sequence TTGCTCCGTTCACTTTTACGATCGATCCGACAGTGGGGAGGCTTCACCCAACGACAAGCGCGCGGCACGCTGGCGCTGTTGCTCATCATGGTCGTATGCGTAGGAATCATGGCCTGGAGCAATCACTTCTGGTCCGTGCCCGACGAAGTAATTTCGGAAGCCGACCGACACCAGCTCGATAGCCTGGTGGCCGTGCTGAACCGACCGAAAGAAGCAACCGCCCCGACGACACGCCAACGATCCGTCCGGCGTCCGTTGGCGCTGTTTCCCTTCAATCCCAATACCCTTTCGGCCGACTCGCTGCAACTGCTGGGATTTCCGGGATGGCTGGCCCGGCGCACAATCAATTACCGCTCGAAAGGTGGGCAGTTTCGCATCAAAAGCGACCTGAAACGCCTCTACGATTTTCCCGATACGCTCTACACGCGGCTGTACGCTTACATCGACCTGCCCGAAAGACGCGACCAGCCGACAGCCTCGACCGAAACGAAATACGAGGCCCGACCGACACGCGATTTTGAGCGGTCGACGCAACCGTTGTCCGAACCGCTGACGGCGTTCGACCTGAATACGGCCGACACCACGCAACTCCAGAAAGTGCGCGGCATCGGGCACGTCCTCTCGAACCGGATTGTGCGGTTCCGCACCGTGATGGGTGGGTTTGTCAGTCTGGATCAGATGAACGAAGTCTGGGGGTTATCGGATGAGGCACGCGCAGAACTGCTTCGCTACGCGCGCATCGCGCCCGATTTCCGGCCCCGTCCCCTTCTGATCAACCGGGCACCGGCCGACTCGCTGGCCCGTCACCCGTACATTCACAAGGGGCTGGCGCGCGTCATTGTCAGCTACCGCGAACAGCACGGCCCTTACCGGCATGTGGAAGACCTGCGCAATATCCGCATTCTGAAAGAAGAAGAGTACCTGAAACTTGTTCCCTACGTGTCCGTAGAGGAATAA
- the smpB gene encoding SsrA-binding protein SmpB, whose product MAKDKIEAQVSIKNRKASFEYEFLDTYTAGIQLKGTEIKSIRQSKVNMQDAHCVFNGDELFVVNLHISPYTEGTHYNHEPRRQRKLLLKRTELRRLHERVEEKGLTIVPTRLFINDRGLAKLNIALARGKKLYDKRESIKERDTQRELDRMRF is encoded by the coding sequence ATGGCAAAAGATAAAATAGAAGCTCAGGTCAGCATCAAGAACCGGAAAGCCTCTTTCGAATACGAATTTCTGGATACTTACACCGCGGGTATCCAACTCAAGGGAACGGAAATCAAGTCGATCCGGCAATCGAAGGTCAACATGCAGGACGCGCACTGCGTGTTCAACGGCGACGAATTGTTTGTGGTCAATCTGCACATCTCTCCCTACACCGAAGGCACGCACTACAACCACGAGCCCAGGCGGCAGCGCAAGCTACTGCTCAAACGTACGGAACTGCGCCGCCTGCACGAGCGGGTGGAAGAAAAAGGGCTGACCATTGTGCCGACGCGCCTGTTCATCAACGACCGAGGGCTGGCCAAACTCAACATTGCGCTGGCGCGTGGTAAGAAGCTGTACGACAAGCGGGAATCGATCAAAGAACGCGATACGCAACGCGAGCTGGACCGGATGCGCTTCTAA
- a CDS encoding HNH endonuclease codes for MGRKVLVLNQDYTALSICNVPKAFLLVYMEKAELISEAKDAVLRTVNRAYPMPSIIRLNQYVNIPYRGSVMLSRQNVFKRDNYTCQYCGSHKDLTIDHVIPRSRQGKSSWDNLVTACKQCNSRKGDSTPEEAMMPLRQVPFKPSFVVFLRDFSGRIDDSWLLYLGQRRKYRA; via the coding sequence ATGGGTAGAAAAGTGCTAGTGCTTAACCAGGACTACACGGCCCTGAGTATCTGCAACGTACCGAAGGCATTTTTGCTGGTGTACATGGAGAAAGCCGAACTGATTTCGGAGGCGAAAGATGCGGTGCTGCGGACCGTCAACCGTGCGTATCCGATGCCTTCTATCATCCGGCTGAACCAGTACGTCAACATTCCTTACAGGGGCAGCGTGATGCTCAGCCGCCAGAACGTATTCAAACGCGACAACTACACCTGTCAGTACTGCGGCTCTCACAAAGATCTGACGATCGATCACGTGATTCCGCGTTCGCGCCAGGGGAAATCGTCGTGGGACAACCTGGTGACGGCCTGTAAACAATGTAACTCCCGCAAAGGCGACAGCACGCCGGAAGAGGCCATGATGCCCCTGCGCCAGGTACCGTTCAAACCGTCGTTCGTCGTATTTCTCCGCGACTTTTCCGGCAGAATCGACGACAGTTGGTTGCTCTACCTGGGTCAGCGTCGGAAATACCGGGCCTAA
- a CDS encoding peptidylprolyl isomerase: MRRILVIVALFALCTSCSSLFSRQKKEEVVTIKTRLGDIHLILFDDTPQHKDNFLKLARTGFYDGTTFHRVIDDFMIQGGDPNTKDANPDNDGTGGPDYKLNAEIRSNHRHIQGAIAAARQGDNVNPDRMSSGSQFYIVEKIDGTPFLDNKYTVFGQVIGGMEVVEKIAEVPKDRRDRPTEDVKMELEVNKMSHKAMEKKFGYIFPEDEKK, translated from the coding sequence ATGCGACGAATTCTCGTAATCGTGGCGCTTTTCGCGCTTTGTACTTCCTGCAGCAGTCTCTTCTCCCGGCAAAAGAAAGAGGAGGTGGTCACCATCAAAACACGTTTGGGCGACATCCACCTCATTCTGTTTGACGACACGCCGCAGCACAAAGACAACTTTCTGAAACTGGCGCGCACAGGCTTTTACGACGGCACGACCTTTCACCGGGTGATCGACGATTTCATGATCCAGGGCGGTGATCCCAATACCAAAGACGCCAATCCTGACAACGACGGAACGGGCGGACCGGATTACAAACTCAACGCCGAAATTCGTTCGAACCACAGGCACATCCAGGGAGCCATAGCGGCCGCACGCCAGGGCGACAACGTCAACCCAGATCGCATGTCGAGCGGTTCACAGTTCTACATCGTCGAGAAAATCGACGGCACGCCCTTTCTCGACAACAAGTACACCGTCTTCGGACAGGTGATCGGCGGTATGGAGGTGGTGGAAAAGATCGCCGAAGTTCCCAAAGACCGACGCGACCGCCCCACCGAAGACGTGAAGATGGAATTGGAAGTGAACAAAATGAGCCACAAGGCCATGGAGAAAAAGTTCGGCTACATCTTTCCGGAAGACGAGAAGAAGTAG
- a CDS encoding aldehyde dehydrogenase family protein has product MAHDTMEAPSKTLKERPSFKEKYDNYIGGKFVAPVNGEYFDNPSPIDGKAFTKIARSQKEDIELALDAAHKAFPQWSRTSATERSNMLLKIADVMEQNLDLLARIETVDNGKPIRETSGADIPLCIDHFRYYAGVIRAEEGSISELDMNTISINVKEPLGVVGQIIPWNFPLLMASWKMAPALAAGNCVVLKPAEQTPVSILVLMELIQGILPDGVMNVVTGFGPEAGKPLASSKRIAKVAFTGETTTGRLIMQYASENLIPITMELGGKSPNLFFPSVMDADDEFFEKTLEGATMFAFNQGEVCTCPSRILVHEKIYDKFMERVIDRVKTKVKIGNPLDMETTMGAQASNDQFEKILSYFDIGRKEGAEVLTGGQAKRINSGLENGYYVEPTLLKGHNKMRVFQEEIFGPVASVTTFKNTEEALALANDTLYGLGAGVWTRDMHEGYTVPRAIQAGRVWVNCYHLYPAHAPFGGYKKSGFGRETHLMMLDHYRQNKNMLISYNKNQAGLF; this is encoded by the coding sequence ATGGCACACGACACCATGGAGGCGCCCAGCAAAACGCTCAAGGAACGCCCTAGTTTCAAAGAAAAGTACGATAACTACATCGGTGGAAAATTTGTAGCCCCGGTCAACGGCGAATATTTCGACAACCCCTCTCCCATCGACGGGAAAGCCTTTACCAAAATCGCCCGCTCGCAGAAGGAAGACATTGAACTGGCGCTGGATGCCGCCCACAAGGCGTTTCCGCAGTGGAGCCGCACCTCGGCCACGGAGCGGTCGAACATGCTGCTGAAGATCGCCGACGTCATGGAGCAGAACCTGGATCTGCTGGCCCGCATCGAAACGGTCGACAACGGTAAGCCCATCCGCGAAACCTCGGGGGCGGACATTCCGCTCTGCATCGACCACTTTCGTTATTACGCGGGTGTGATCCGTGCCGAAGAGGGTTCCATCAGCGAACTGGACATGAACACCATTTCCATCAACGTGAAGGAACCGCTGGGCGTGGTCGGGCAGATCATCCCGTGGAACTTCCCGCTGCTGATGGCTTCCTGGAAAATGGCCCCCGCCCTGGCCGCCGGCAACTGCGTAGTGCTGAAGCCCGCCGAGCAAACGCCGGTGAGCATTCTGGTGCTGATGGAGTTGATTCAGGGCATTCTGCCCGATGGGGTCATGAACGTTGTCACCGGCTTTGGCCCCGAAGCGGGTAAACCCCTGGCCTCGTCGAAACGGATCGCGAAAGTGGCTTTTACCGGAGAGACGACCACCGGGCGACTGATCATGCAGTACGCGTCGGAGAACCTGATTCCGATCACGATGGAGTTGGGCGGCAAGTCGCCGAACCTCTTTTTCCCCAGCGTGATGGACGCCGACGACGAGTTCTTCGAGAAAACGCTGGAAGGTGCCACCATGTTCGCCTTTAATCAGGGCGAGGTCTGCACCTGTCCGTCGCGGATTCTGGTGCACGAAAAGATTTACGACAAGTTTATGGAACGGGTCATCGACCGCGTGAAAACCAAAGTGAAGATCGGCAACCCGCTCGACATGGAAACCACGATGGGCGCGCAGGCCTCGAACGATCAGTTCGAAAAAATTCTTTCGTATTTCGACATTGGCCGGAAAGAAGGGGCCGAAGTGCTGACTGGCGGGCAGGCCAAACGCATCAACAGCGGACTGGAAAACGGGTATTACGTCGAACCTACGCTGCTGAAGGGCCACAACAAAATGCGCGTTTTCCAGGAAGAGATTTTTGGACCGGTGGCCTCGGTCACCACGTTTAAAAACACGGAAGAGGCGCTTGCCCTGGCCAATGACACACTCTACGGCCTCGGCGCTGGCGTCTGGACCCGCGACATGCACGAAGGCTATACCGTGCCGCGTGCCATTCAGGCCGGGCGCGTCTGGGTCAACTGCTACCACCTCTATCCGGCCCATGCGCCGTTCGGTGGGTACAAAAAATCAGGTTTCGGGCGGGAAACCCACCTGATGATGCTGGATCATTACCGGCAAAACAAGAACATGCTGATTTCTTACAATAAGAATCAGGCTGGTTTATTCTAG
- a CDS encoding ATP-dependent zinc protease — protein MKQEKLVIGRVDCIDLPEMNVENVLAKVDTGAYTSSIHCSEIHLSERDGRPLLCFHILDERHTDLETREFQTEKFEQKVIKNSFGQSEERYIITTVVRIFDREFETAFSLSNRADMRYPILLGRKFLNKQFVVDTARKNVSYKRKLKAAERSRAKANR, from the coding sequence ATGAAACAAGAAAAACTGGTGATCGGACGTGTGGACTGCATCGACTTGCCGGAAATGAACGTCGAAAACGTGCTGGCGAAAGTCGATACCGGTGCCTACACTTCCTCGATCCACTGTTCGGAGATCCACCTTTCGGAACGTGACGGCCGCCCGCTTCTCTGTTTTCACATCCTCGACGAGCGGCACACCGACCTGGAAACACGCGAGTTTCAAACCGAAAAGTTTGAACAGAAAGTCATCAAAAATTCGTTCGGTCAATCGGAAGAGCGCTACATCATCACCACGGTGGTGCGCATTTTCGACCGGGAGTTCGAGACGGCGTTCTCACTCTCGAACCGGGCCGACATGCGCTACCCCATTTTGCTGGGGCGCAAGTTTCTGAATAAGCAATTTGTGGTCGACACTGCCCGAAAAAACGTCTCTTACAAACGCAAACTCAAAGCGGCGGAACGCAGCCGTGCGAAAGCTAACCGCTGA